In Streptomyces qaidamensis, one DNA window encodes the following:
- a CDS encoding IS5 family transposase, whose translation MSDAEWALVRDLLPVPGWLAGRGGRPEGYCHRQMIDAVRYLVDNGIKWRAMPSDFPPWPRVYAFFARWRDTGLVAELHERLREGVRRAEGRDQEPSAAVVDSQSVKADATVAHHSRGFDAGKRINGRKRHLLTDTLGLLLAVLVTPASTTDRDAARVLLPAAKNHFRRLARIWADGGYTGHLTDWTTQHLGVVLDIVRRSDDVQGFQVLPRRWVVERSFAWLLRSRRLVRDYERRTETSEAVVLWSMTMLMSRRLTVQHQEPVPVSAA comes from the coding sequence ATGAGCGATGCCGAGTGGGCTCTGGTGCGGGATCTGTTGCCGGTGCCGGGATGGCTGGCGGGCCGGGGCGGGCGGCCGGAGGGCTACTGCCACCGGCAGATGATCGACGCGGTGCGCTATCTCGTTGACAACGGCATCAAATGGCGGGCGATGCCGTCCGACTTCCCGCCCTGGCCGCGGGTGTATGCCTTCTTCGCCCGCTGGCGGGATACGGGGCTGGTGGCCGAGCTGCATGAACGGCTGCGCGAGGGCGTCCGCCGGGCTGAGGGCCGTGACCAGGAGCCGAGTGCGGCGGTCGTTGACTCGCAGTCGGTGAAGGCGGACGCCACTGTTGCTCACCACTCGCGGGGGTTCGACGCAGGGAAGAGGATCAACGGGCGCAAGCGGCACTTGCTGACCGACACTCTCGGGCTCCTGCTGGCCGTGCTGGTCACGCCGGCTTCCACGACCGACCGGGATGCCGCCCGCGTCCTGCTACCCGCAGCGAAGAATCACTTCCGGCGGCTGGCGCGGATCTGGGCCGACGGCGGTTACACCGGCCACCTCACCGACTGGACCACCCAGCACCTCGGAGTCGTCCTCGACATCGTCCGCCGCAGCGACGACGTCCAGGGTTTTCAGGTCCTGCCCCGCCGCTGGGTCGTCGAAAGATCCTTCGCCTGGCTCCTGCGCAGCCGGCGCCTGGTCCGTGACTACGAACGGCGCACCGAGACCAGCGAAGCCGTCGTTCTGTGGTCGATGACCATGCTCATGAGCCGCCGCCTGACCGTCCAGCACCAGGAACCTGTTCCGGTATCGGCGGCTTGA
- a CDS encoding SsgA family sporulation/cell division regulator — protein sequence MANSAPTPRTVWCTLHLRLVVSSDSTLPVPVELRYAPTDPYAVHTTFHTGAEETTEWVFARELLTEGLRRPTGTGDVHIWPSHSHGHPVVCIALSSPEGEAALLEAPAGALRSFLRRTYAEVPPDTEHHHIDTDSLANFLDTVWRSND from the coding sequence GTGGCCAACTCGGCGCCGACGCCCAGGACCGTGTGGTGCACGCTGCACCTACGCCTTGTGGTGTCGAGCGACTCCACACTGCCAGTGCCCGTGGAACTGCGGTACGCCCCGACCGATCCCTACGCCGTGCACACCACCTTCCACACCGGCGCTGAGGAGACAACGGAATGGGTATTCGCCCGGGAACTCCTCACTGAAGGACTACGCCGGCCCACCGGCACCGGCGACGTCCACATCTGGCCATCCCACAGCCATGGTCACCCTGTCGTCTGCATCGCTCTGAGCTCCCCGGAAGGTGAGGCAGCCCTGCTCGAGGCCCCTGCGGGGGCCCTGAGGTCCTTCCTGAGGCGAACCTACGCCGAGGTGCCACCCGACACTGAGCACCACCACATCGACACCGACAGCCTCGCCAACTTCCTCGACACCGTCTGGCGCAGCAATGACTGA
- a CDS encoding DUF1918 domain-containing protein yields the protein MACKGDRLVMHGRAVGRQEQVVEIIEVLGPDGTPPYRVRAENGHETIMSPGPDTVVDHRRTADEG from the coding sequence ATGGCCTGTAAAGGGGACCGCCTGGTCATGCATGGCCGAGCCGTCGGCCGGCAGGAGCAGGTCGTAGAGATCATCGAGGTTCTCGGGCCGGACGGAACACCGCCTTACCGCGTGCGCGCCGAAAACGGCCACGAGACCATCATGTCCCCTGGGCCAGACACTGTGGTCGACCACCGCAGGACGGCCGACGAAGGCTGA
- a CDS encoding cutinase family protein, with product MLHRPAQLVTSVITVAAVAAGSLAATSPARGASKSSQCAQVHVLAARGSTEPPGLGAIQSLVDLIKNHSDQTVSSNAIDYPALLFPYRWSSASGTAAVKQQVTDQVEKCPRQKIVLVGYSQGAHIIGDALGGGGGGNLGPETPPLDASIGDHVTAVIQMGDPRYTTGKPYNVGTAQRDGVFPRLPHQSLSAYADKTRSYCDNNDQYCASGYSLQVHLSYLDRYSTDALGFVLRKIGG from the coding sequence ATGCTCCACCGACCCGCACAGTTGGTGACGAGTGTTATCACGGTGGCCGCGGTGGCCGCTGGCTCGCTCGCTGCCACATCGCCGGCCCGCGGTGCCTCGAAGTCCTCCCAATGCGCCCAGGTCCACGTTCTCGCCGCACGGGGCTCGACCGAGCCTCCCGGGCTCGGTGCGATCCAGAGCCTGGTTGATCTGATCAAGAACCACAGCGACCAGACTGTCAGCAGCAACGCGATCGACTACCCCGCTCTTCTCTTCCCCTATCGGTGGAGCTCGGCCTCGGGTACCGCTGCCGTCAAGCAACAAGTCACCGACCAGGTCGAGAAGTGCCCGCGGCAGAAGATCGTCCTGGTCGGGTACTCCCAGGGCGCCCACATCATCGGTGACGCTCTCGGCGGAGGGGGTGGCGGAAATCTCGGACCGGAAACCCCGCCGCTCGACGCCTCGATCGGCGACCACGTCACCGCTGTGATCCAGATGGGCGACCCCCGGTACACAACGGGGAAGCCGTATAACGTCGGCACCGCGCAACGGGACGGCGTCTTCCCCCGACTGCCACACCAATCCCTGTCGGCCTACGCCGACAAGACCCGGTCCTACTGCGACAACAACGACCAGTACTGCGCCAGCGGCTACAGCCTCCAGGTCCATCTCAGCTACCTCGACCGGTACAGCACTGACGCTCTTGGATTCGTCCTTCGCAAAATCGGCGGTTGA
- a CDS encoding hemopexin repeat-containing protein, whose protein sequence is MAVKVYFTKHGKYARYNVSPPGPPPDGVDYVRSIGANWGHTVHYGFDADIDAAVNWPNGHVYFFKGEKYAKYDIQANDITGTPKLTKDHWDGFEGTGFDEYIDAALELGDGSAWFFKDDQCLLFGEEKGAETVIVGPGKIATLLPDLASASFGSGARENFSSHLDDGVFMNGKGYIFKGDHYIRVTRSGDFLVVDTDYPLKTADQWVGFPSTFAARNFQSIWINPNA, encoded by the coding sequence ATGGCCGTGAAAGTCTATTTCACCAAGCATGGGAAATATGCGCGATACAACGTGTCTCCCCCAGGGCCGCCCCCAGACGGGGTCGACTACGTGAGGTCCATCGGTGCCAACTGGGGTCACACCGTTCACTACGGATTCGATGCTGACATCGACGCGGCTGTGAACTGGCCTAACGGACACGTCTACTTTTTCAAGGGAGAGAAGTACGCCAAATACGATATCCAGGCCAACGACATCACCGGGACTCCGAAACTGACGAAGGATCATTGGGACGGATTCGAGGGTACCGGCTTCGACGAGTATATCGACGCCGCACTGGAACTGGGCGACGGCTCGGCCTGGTTTTTCAAAGACGATCAGTGTCTGCTCTTCGGTGAAGAAAAGGGCGCTGAGACGGTTATCGTCGGGCCAGGAAAAATCGCTACCCTCTTGCCCGATCTCGCGTCAGCGAGCTTCGGCTCCGGCGCCAGGGAAAACTTCAGCTCACATCTCGACGACGGCGTCTTCATGAACGGAAAGGGCTACATATTTAAAGGTGATCATTACATTCGCGTGACACGCAGCGGCGACTTCCTTGTGGTTGACACCGACTACCCTCTGAAGACGGCGGACCAGTGGGTCGGTTTTCCTTCGACCTTCGCCGCGCGGAACTTCCAGTCAATCTGGATTAACCCGAACGCATAG
- a CDS encoding AfsR/SARP family transcriptional regulator — MNAIETVGPRLMLSPAVHVDLHRVWESARQVIERVQPVPVDWACRVSDLSRELLPGWAEDWLILERERWDQMRVYALESLAQQCQEADQYLPALQAAVAAMNIDPIRETAHRIVIQVHIAEGNVASALKRYHNYRAFLSRELNVAPSSQMTQLVRNLTTTQL, encoded by the coding sequence GTGAACGCGATCGAAACTGTTGGTCCGCGCCTGATGCTCTCGCCCGCAGTGCATGTCGATCTGCACCGTGTCTGGGAGTCAGCCCGCCAGGTGATTGAGCGGGTGCAACCGGTGCCAGTCGATTGGGCCTGTCGCGTCAGCGACCTCAGCCGGGAGTTGCTGCCTGGCTGGGCTGAGGACTGGTTGATATTGGAACGAGAGCGCTGGGACCAAATGCGTGTCTACGCCCTTGAGAGCCTAGCCCAGCAGTGTCAGGAGGCGGATCAGTACCTGCCCGCGCTCCAGGCTGCCGTCGCAGCCATGAACATCGACCCCATAAGGGAGACCGCGCACCGCATCGTCATACAGGTGCATATCGCGGAGGGCAATGTTGCAAGCGCGCTCAAGCGCTACCACAACTACAGGGCCTTCCTTAGCCGGGAGTTGAACGTCGCACCATCGTCTCAAATGACGCAGCTCGTACGGAACCTGACTACAACACAGTTGTGA
- a CDS encoding CbrC family protein yields the protein MSADLPFFRYHPDPLASGSIRASTETCACCKANRGWIYTATFYTAQDVRGRFCPWCIADGSAAERFAGDFTDSYGLDGVSENVLHEVTRRTPGFHAWQDPHWLVHCQDAAAFVGEVGYAELAAHPEALDQLRNDMRLDGWHDESRLEHFLTSLGQEATAMLFRCTGCGAHLAYTDAS from the coding sequence ATGAGTGCCGACCTGCCCTTCTTCCGTTATCACCCAGATCCCCTCGCGAGCGGGTCCATCCGCGCGTCCACCGAGACGTGCGCCTGCTGCAAGGCCAACAGGGGATGGATCTACACGGCCACTTTCTACACTGCTCAGGACGTCAGGGGACGGTTCTGTCCTTGGTGCATCGCAGATGGCAGTGCGGCTGAACGCTTCGCCGGCGACTTCACCGACTCCTACGGGCTCGACGGTGTCAGTGAGAACGTCTTGCATGAGGTCACCCGCCGCACCCCTGGCTTCCACGCCTGGCAGGATCCACACTGGCTCGTCCACTGCCAGGACGCGGCCGCCTTCGTGGGGGAAGTCGGATACGCCGAGCTAGCGGCGCATCCCGAAGCACTCGACCAGTTGCGGAACGACATGCGTCTCGACGGCTGGCACGACGAAAGCCGACTCGAACACTTCCTGACCAGCCTGGGCCAGGAGGCAACCGCCATGCTCTTCCGCTGCACCGGCTGCGGAGCCCACCTCGCCTACACCGACGCCTCCTGA
- a CDS encoding helix-turn-helix domain-containing protein, which yields MVKDLKSALAALDGNEPVALLELRETQWLDAKGVPYQLADPKAVEELAKDVAAFANGGGGMIVIGIATRLEHDEEVLDRIVGLDPAAVNVDQIRKLIRQWITPAPRGVRVGWSGADGERVVFIDVPEQAAGTLFVVPAPVGKPGSPRTDTVAVPRRDGDSTHWLPRAEIQQLLSAGVRASGMPTAQALTELVRQAVSEAGPDGELRVGQGLPDREREMRAAYEQLAGAGLGRPAGEAWAQGPAALQDLHYELDGEPGWVLCLVAGRPPAAVAEPVWQAIVAAGQHAPGQDPLAAIGFPRPPKDTDTPWVIAADSRSVDLDGGSWGAGRLTCSGRGVWRWQPLPRFGLNQGRSADIGTSGQTPALRLRAVVNLPWADPDQLEISKPRRTLLEQQLPYSAVAGAVTILSRRRGSELPAARWERGPFGNSARSVGYSCTIAGPDGSPALKASVMLALPTTMESIVVACADVLIENPAAWAAALGPGWDTQLGLDEVQAVLLDTWETAAELLPDVVGDPAGLLWAAPPTTELRMTCEQPADSGVLPTLDTIVDLTPLGTNDGGTRSRMAVTITSEPAMRRAERQRLLREALVYMVDQFGYVDAELDLL from the coding sequence GTGGTGAAGGATCTGAAGAGCGCGCTGGCCGCGCTGGACGGCAATGAGCCGGTCGCCCTGCTCGAACTGCGCGAGACGCAGTGGCTCGACGCGAAGGGCGTCCCGTACCAGCTGGCGGACCCCAAGGCGGTCGAGGAACTCGCCAAGGACGTCGCGGCGTTCGCCAACGGGGGCGGCGGGATGATCGTCATCGGCATCGCCACCCGCCTGGAGCACGACGAAGAGGTCCTGGACCGCATCGTCGGCCTCGACCCGGCCGCAGTGAACGTGGACCAGATCCGCAAGCTGATCCGTCAATGGATCACCCCAGCTCCGCGCGGCGTGCGCGTCGGCTGGTCCGGTGCGGACGGCGAGCGGGTGGTGTTCATCGACGTCCCCGAGCAGGCCGCCGGCACGTTGTTCGTCGTGCCGGCGCCGGTGGGCAAGCCCGGGTCTCCGCGCACGGACACGGTCGCCGTGCCGAGGCGGGACGGCGACAGCACGCACTGGCTGCCGCGGGCCGAGATCCAGCAGTTGCTCTCCGCCGGTGTCCGAGCCTCTGGCATGCCCACCGCTCAGGCGCTCACCGAGCTCGTGCGGCAGGCCGTCTCTGAAGCCGGGCCGGACGGTGAGCTGCGGGTCGGGCAGGGCCTGCCCGACCGCGAGCGGGAGATGCGTGCGGCCTACGAGCAGCTGGCCGGCGCAGGACTGGGCCGGCCGGCCGGAGAGGCGTGGGCGCAGGGCCCGGCCGCTCTGCAAGATCTGCACTACGAGCTCGACGGCGAGCCGGGCTGGGTGCTGTGTCTGGTGGCCGGGCGCCCGCCGGCGGCCGTCGCCGAGCCCGTCTGGCAGGCGATCGTCGCCGCCGGCCAGCATGCACCGGGCCAGGACCCGCTCGCGGCCATCGGCTTTCCCCGCCCGCCGAAGGACACGGACACTCCGTGGGTGATCGCGGCCGACTCCCGGAGTGTGGACCTCGACGGCGGATCGTGGGGCGCGGGCCGCCTGACGTGCTCGGGGCGCGGCGTGTGGCGGTGGCAGCCGCTCCCCCGCTTCGGCCTCAACCAGGGCCGGTCCGCCGACATCGGAACCTCCGGCCAGACGCCGGCCCTGCGCCTGCGCGCCGTGGTGAACCTGCCCTGGGCCGACCCGGACCAGCTGGAGATCAGCAAACCCCGGCGCACGCTCCTCGAACAGCAGCTTCCCTACAGCGCGGTGGCCGGGGCGGTGACGATACTGTCCAGGCGCCGGGGCTCGGAATTGCCCGCCGCTCGCTGGGAACGAGGACCCTTCGGCAACTCGGCCCGTTCCGTCGGCTACTCGTGCACGATCGCCGGACCGGACGGCAGCCCGGCGTTGAAGGCCTCCGTCATGCTCGCCCTGCCCACCACGATGGAATCCATCGTGGTCGCCTGCGCCGACGTCCTGATCGAGAACCCGGCAGCATGGGCGGCAGCCCTCGGCCCCGGCTGGGACACGCAGTTGGGCCTCGACGAGGTCCAGGCCGTACTGCTCGACACGTGGGAGACCGCTGCCGAGCTGCTGCCGGACGTCGTCGGCGACCCGGCCGGACTGTTGTGGGCTGCCCCGCCCACCACCGAACTGCGGATGACGTGCGAACAGCCCGCCGACAGCGGGGTCTTGCCGACCCTGGACACGATCGTCGACCTGACGCCCCTCGGCACGAACGACGGCGGCACCAGATCACGGATGGCCGTCACCATCACCTCCGAACCGGCAATGCGACGCGCAGAGCGCCAGCGCTTGCTGCGGGAGGCGCTGGTGTACATGGTTGACCAGTTCGGGTACGTCGACGCGGAGTTGGACCTGCTGTAG
- a CDS encoding NF041680 family putative transposase, with product MSLVHQGVLRDAFAEVSRFRSELYACLTTRGDALFELCDALLCTDGPVRTLVDLALAPEHRRGHGALYGGLNQGRIDVARLRRALTEVPLPRAADGRLVLAVDVSPWLRPDANTSANRAFCHTFGRGEGKHQMVPGWPYSVVAALETGRTSWTAVLDAVRLEPGADVAAVTTVQIREVVERLVTAGQWRPGDPEVLVVLDAGYDAPRIAHLLSDLPVEILGRLRSDRVMRRPTPSREEFHLANPKGGRPPKHGGEFVFGDAATWGTEQAVTATATRLYGKATAQAWDRLHPRLTHRAAWLDHNGPLPIIEGTVIRLAVEKLPSGGVNRPVWLWWSRIGATEADVDRCWQSFLRRFDIEHTFRLFKQTLGWTKPRLRSSEAADRWTWLVIAAYAQLRIARPLATDLRRPWEKPTEPNKMTPARVRRGFRNLHAKTGSPVGAPKPSRPGPGRPPGSKNRYPAIRHDVGRVLATGEAYSRPAHHKVGTKPRRTG from the coding sequence GTGAGTTTGGTGCATCAGGGCGTCCTGCGGGATGCGTTCGCGGAAGTGTCACGCTTCCGGTCGGAGTTGTACGCGTGTCTGACCACGCGGGGCGACGCGTTGTTCGAGTTGTGCGACGCGCTGCTGTGCACGGACGGGCCGGTTCGGACGCTGGTTGATCTCGCGCTCGCGCCCGAACACCGCCGAGGTCACGGGGCTCTGTACGGCGGACTCAACCAGGGCCGGATCGACGTCGCACGGCTGCGTCGTGCCCTGACCGAGGTGCCGCTGCCGAGGGCGGCGGACGGTCGGCTCGTACTGGCCGTCGATGTCTCGCCGTGGCTGCGACCGGACGCCAACACCTCTGCCAACCGTGCCTTTTGCCACACCTTCGGCCGGGGCGAGGGCAAGCATCAGATGGTGCCAGGCTGGCCGTACTCGGTGGTGGCTGCGCTGGAGACCGGCCGCACGTCCTGGACGGCGGTGCTGGACGCTGTCCGCCTGGAGCCCGGCGCCGACGTCGCCGCCGTGACCACGGTGCAGATCCGCGAGGTCGTCGAGCGGCTAGTCACCGCCGGCCAGTGGCGACCGGGTGACCCGGAGGTCCTGGTCGTGCTGGACGCCGGATACGACGCCCCGCGCATCGCCCACCTGCTGAGTGACCTGCCCGTCGAGATCCTCGGCCGACTCCGTTCAGACCGGGTGATGCGGCGTCCGACACCCTCCCGCGAAGAGTTCCACCTGGCCAACCCCAAGGGCGGCCGGCCACCCAAGCACGGCGGCGAGTTCGTCTTCGGTGACGCCGCAACCTGGGGCACCGAGCAGGCCGTGACCGCCACGGCCACCCGGCTCTATGGGAAGGCGACCGCGCAGGCATGGGACCGGCTGCACCCGCGGCTGACCCACCGGGCCGCATGGCTCGACCACAACGGGCCGCTGCCCATCATCGAGGGCACCGTCATCCGCCTAGCCGTGGAGAAGCTGCCCAGCGGCGGAGTCAACAGGCCGGTCTGGCTGTGGTGGTCGCGAATCGGCGCCACCGAAGCGGACGTCGACCGCTGCTGGCAGTCCTTCCTCCGCCGCTTCGACATCGAGCACACATTCCGCCTGTTCAAGCAGACCCTCGGGTGGACCAAGCCCCGGCTCCGCAGCTCGGAAGCGGCCGACCGGTGGACCTGGCTCGTCATCGCCGCCTATGCCCAGCTCCGGATCGCCCGCCCGCTGGCCACCGACCTTCGCAGGCCCTGGGAAAAGCCGACCGAGCCGAACAAAATGACACCCGCCCGCGTCCGCAGAGGGTTCAGAAACCTGCACGCGAAGACCGGCTCACCCGTCGGCGCACCGAAACCCTCCCGTCCCGGCCCAGGCCGACCGCCCGGCTCGAAGAACCGCTATCCGGCTATCCGTCATGACGTGGGACGCGTCCTCGCCACCGGCGAGGCATACAGCCGTCCCGCCCACCACAAGGTGGGCACCAAACCCCGCAGAACAGGCTGA
- a CDS encoding WhiB family transcriptional regulator, producing MNGEDQEAWGQRAVCRTADPDELFVDGAAQNRAKAVCTGCPVRTECLAYALDHRIEHGIWGGMTERERRALLRRRPLVTSWRRLLEAARSEHQRLASPDEGQAWDVAG from the coding sequence GTGAACGGGGAAGATCAGGAGGCCTGGGGTCAGCGAGCGGTCTGCCGAACCGCTGATCCGGACGAGCTTTTCGTGGACGGCGCGGCCCAGAACAGGGCCAAGGCCGTGTGCACCGGCTGTCCGGTGCGCACCGAGTGCCTGGCCTATGCCCTCGACCATCGCATCGAGCACGGAATCTGGGGCGGAATGACCGAGCGTGAGCGGCGGGCTCTCCTGCGACGGCGCCCCCTGGTCACGTCCTGGCGACGCCTGCTCGAAGCCGCCCGGTCGGAACACCAACGACTGGCCAGCCCGGACGAGGGACAGGCATGGGACGTCGCAGGATGA
- a CDS encoding helicase: MFLSNTKTRRAKLSAERLQALADLGLEWAAV, from the coding sequence GTGTTCCTCAGTAACACCAAGACCAGGCGCGCCAAGCTGAGCGCGGAGCGGCTCCAAGCGCTCGCCGACCTCGGACTGGAGTGGGCAGCGGTGTGA
- a CDS encoding IS5 family transposase, producing the protein MQPSRPYPSDLSDARWELIRPTLEAWRQARNGIRKPTHDLRALMNAILYVDRTGIPWRYLPHDFPPHQTVYGYFAHWEADGIFDQLTGLLRGKIRQAEGRTNEPNACLIDSQSIKTSATVPLTSQGIDPAKKIIGRKRHIVTDTLGLLLAVAVTAASVHDSAAGTQLLTKVRERHPTITKAWADNGYKTKAIEHAAHLGIDLEIVQRDPTTRGFHVQPRRWVIERTLGWLMHHRRLARDYETHPHRSAAMIQLAAINLMTRRLTHEATPNWRDS; encoded by the coding sequence ATGCAGCCCTCACGGCCCTACCCCAGCGACCTGTCCGACGCCCGCTGGGAACTCATCCGCCCCACCCTCGAAGCCTGGCGCCAAGCCCGCAACGGCATCCGCAAACCCACCCACGACCTGCGCGCCCTGATGAACGCCATCCTCTACGTCGACCGCACCGGCATCCCCTGGCGCTACCTGCCCCACGACTTCCCACCCCACCAAACCGTCTACGGCTACTTCGCCCACTGGGAAGCCGACGGCATCTTCGACCAGCTCACCGGCCTCTTACGCGGCAAAATCCGCCAGGCCGAAGGCCGCACCAACGAGCCCAACGCCTGCCTGATCGACAGCCAGAGCATCAAAACCTCCGCCACCGTCCCCCTCACCAGCCAAGGCATCGACCCCGCCAAGAAAATCATCGGACGCAAACGGCACATCGTCACCGACACGCTCGGCCTCCTACTGGCCGTCGCCGTCACCGCCGCCAGCGTCCACGACTCCGCCGCCGGCACCCAACTCCTGACCAAAGTCCGCGAGCGCCACCCCACCATCACCAAAGCCTGGGCCGACAACGGCTACAAAACCAAAGCCATCGAACACGCCGCCCACCTCGGCATCGACCTCGAAATCGTCCAACGCGACCCCACCACCCGCGGCTTCCACGTCCAGCCCCGCCGCTGGGTCATCGAACGCACCCTCGGCTGGCTCATGCACCACCGCCGCCTGGCCCGCGACTACGAAACCCACCCCCACCGATCAGCCGCCATGATCCAACTGGCCGCCATCAACCTCATGACCCGCCGCCTCACCCACGAAGCCACCCCCAACTGGCGCGACAGCTAA